The Deinococcus taeanensis genomic interval GCCACGCTCGTACCCGGGCCGGATGAAGATTATGCCCATGGTGCTCCAGTCCTGCACGGCCGCGACTTCCTGTCCGCCGTCGTTCAGTTTGAGGTGCGGGTACGCGCCGTACTCGGTGAAGCAGTCGAATTCAGCGCCGACCTGCTCCAGCGCGAGGGTCGTCTCGTCCGTCCACCGCAGAAGGTAGGGCAGCAGAAAGGCAGGCTTGCCGCAGGAGCCGCCCAGGCCGACCAGGGGCAGGCCGGCCACGACAGGGACGGTGTCGCGCAGACGGGCCCGGTCGAGGAAGGCCTGACGGTCACGGACCTGCGCAGGACCGGTTTTCAGCGAGGCGACGTAAGGGCCGACAGTCAGTTTGGTCATGGGGTCTCTCCTGAGAAGTGCGCAGGACACCTCGGCATCCCGCGCTGAGGACATTACGCGTGGGCGGTGGTCCGTAACCGGGCGCCCCCAGCCTCCCCCGTGACAGGGGGGGTGAAGCGGCGAAGGCGCAGGGCGTTGGTGAGCACGAAAACGCTGCTGAAGCCCATTGCCGCCGCCGCGAGAACCGGGCTGAGCAGCGTCCCGAAGGCGGGGTACAGAACGCCAGCCGCGACCGGAATCAGGACGACGTTGTACGCAAACGCCCAGAACAGGTTGAGGCGGATGTTGCGCAGCGTGGCGCGGCTGAGCGCGAACGCATTCGGCACCCCGCGCAGGTCTCCGCTCATGAGAATCACGTCCGCGGTCTCCACGGCAACGTCGGTGCCGGTGCCGATGGCCAGCCCCACATCGGCCTGGGCGAGGGCTGGGGCGTCGTTGATGCCGTCGCCGACGAAGGCGACCTTGTGGCCCTTGGCCTGAAGGGCCCCCACGGCGTCGCTCTTGCCGCTGGGCAGCACTTCGGCAAGCACTTCGTCGATGCCCAGCTGCCGGGCGATGGCCCTGGCGGTCCGGGCGTTGTCCCCGGTGATCATCGCGACCCGCAGGCCCATACGGTGCAGGGCGTCCACGGCCGCCTGCGAGCCCTCCTTGATGGGGTCAGCCACGGCAATCACCGCGGCCAGCGTGCCGTCAATGGCGGCGTACAACGGGCTTTTGCCTTCATCGCCCAGCCGCCCGGCCTGCGCCGCGAAGACCCCGACATTCAGGCCCAGCCGGGTCATGTACCGGTCGGCGCCCACCTGCACCAGGTGACCGTCCACGCGCGCTTCCAGGCCGTACCCGGGCACCGCTTCGAACGCGTCAGGCGTCTGGAGCGCCACCCCGTCGCGCCTGGCGGCGTCGACGATGGCGCGCGCAATCGGGTGCTCACTCTGCTCTTCCGCGGCGGCCACGAGGCGCAGGACGCTGGTCCGGTCAAAGCCGGGGGCGGTGACCAGGTCGGTCAGTTCAGGTCTGCCTTTGGTGAGGGTGCCGGTCTTGTCCACGGCAACCACCTGGACGTCCTGGAGGCCTTCCAGCGCCCCGCCGCCTTTGAACAGCACGCCGAGTTCCGCGGCTTTGCCGGTCCCGACCATGATGCTCGTGGGGGTGGCGAGGCCCATGGCGCAGGGGCAGGCGATGATCAGCACGGCGACCGTCGTGATCAGGGCGAAACTCAGGGCGCCCGGTCCGCCGAACAGCAGCCAGAGCAGGAAGGTGAGGGCCGCGATGCCCAGCACGACGGGCACGAAAACCGCAACGACCCGGTCGGCGAGGCCCTGGATGGGCGGCTTGCTCCCCTGCGCGGTTTCGACCAGCTTGATGATCTGCGCGAGCGCCGTGTCGGCCCCGATGCGGGTGGCGCGGAAGGTCAGCGCGCCGTTCTGGTTGATGGTGCCCCCCACCACGCCGGCGCCGGCCTGCTTGCTGACGGGAATGGGTTCGCCGGTGATCATGGACTCGTCCACGAAGCTCGCGCCAGATACCACCTCGCCGTCCACCGGGATTTTCTCGCCCGGGCGGACTGAGACCAGGTCACCGACCAGCACCTCGTCGGTGGGCACTTCGCGTTCCTGGCCGCTGCGCACCACGCGCGCGGTCTTCGCCTGCAGGGAGAGGAGCTTTTTCATGGCTTCGCTGGACCGGCCCTTGGCGACCGCTTCGAAGTACTTGCCCAGCAGGATCAGGGTGATGACCACGCCGGACGCTTCGTAGTACACATGGGCTGTGCCTTCGGGAAACAGGCCCGGGGCGACGGTGGCGATCAAGGAGTACAGGAAGGCCGCGGACGTGCCGATCATCACCAGGGCGTTCATGTCGGGGGACCGGTGCCGGAGGCTGGTCCAGCCCAGGCGGTAGAACCGCCGGCCAGGGCCGAACTGGATGGGAAGCGCGAGGGCGAGCATGACCCAGTTCAGTGTGCCCATCACGCTGTGGCCGAAGCTGGTCATCAGCCACTCTTCGGCAGCGGGAACCAGCATCGGGATCATGGCGATCAGCAGCAGCGGCACCGCAAAGACTGCGCTGAACAGCACCTGGCGTTGAAGGTGTTTGACTTCCTGGGCGCGCGCTTCACGTTCCTGATCTTCACGGCTCAGGCCGGCCTGCTCTTCCAGGACGTCGTAACCCGCCCCGCGGATGGCGGCTTTGAGTTGTCCGGCGCTGACGCTGGTGGGCAGGTACTCGATGCTGGCGCGTTCGGTGGCGAGGTTGACGGTAGCCCCCAGCACGCCGTCGACTTTCTTCAGGGCGCGTTCGACGCGGCCCACGCAGCTGGCACAGGTCATGCCCTGCACGCCGAGTTCAATGTGGCTGAGGACCGGCTCATAGCCGACGTCTTTGACTTTGTCGAGCAGCGCCTGGGGCGTGGTGACGGCCGGATCATACGTGACGGTGGCGCGTTCGGTGGCGAGGTTGACGGTGGCGCTCTCTACACCGTCGACTTTCTTCAGGCCGCGTTCGACGCGACCCACGCAGCTGGCGCAGGTCATGCCCTGCACGCCGAGTTCGATGGTCTGTGTCATCTTCGTTCCTCCATCCCCCCCGGGGGGATCACTGTGACCGAATCATAGACCCAGGGGAGGGGGATTTTCAAGACAACGCAAATAAACACACTCGCGACAAGCATCTGAGCGCTTAAGTGCCTCTCCATCCCCCCTGGGGGGATTTAGGCCAGAGCAGGAGACCTGCCCTGCATCAGCTGGAACACAAGCTCGCC includes:
- a CDS encoding heavy metal translocating P-type ATPase, whose protein sequence is MTQTIELGVQGMTCASCVGRVERGLKKVDGVESATVNLATERATVTYDPAVTTPQALLDKVKDVGYEPVLSHIELGVQGMTCASCVGRVERALKKVDGVLGATVNLATERASIEYLPTSVSAGQLKAAIRGAGYDVLEEQAGLSREDQEREARAQEVKHLQRQVLFSAVFAVPLLLIAMIPMLVPAAEEWLMTSFGHSVMGTLNWVMLALALPIQFGPGRRFYRLGWTSLRHRSPDMNALVMIGTSAAFLYSLIATVAPGLFPEGTAHVYYEASGVVITLILLGKYFEAVAKGRSSEAMKKLLSLQAKTARVVRSGQEREVPTDEVLVGDLVSVRPGEKIPVDGEVVSGASFVDESMITGEPIPVSKQAGAGVVGGTINQNGALTFRATRIGADTALAQIIKLVETAQGSKPPIQGLADRVVAVFVPVVLGIAALTFLLWLLFGGPGALSFALITTVAVLIIACPCAMGLATPTSIMVGTGKAAELGVLFKGGGALEGLQDVQVVAVDKTGTLTKGRPELTDLVTAPGFDRTSVLRLVAAAEEQSEHPIARAIVDAARRDGVALQTPDAFEAVPGYGLEARVDGHLVQVGADRYMTRLGLNVGVFAAQAGRLGDEGKSPLYAAIDGTLAAVIAVADPIKEGSQAAVDALHRMGLRVAMITGDNARTARAIARQLGIDEVLAEVLPSGKSDAVGALQAKGHKVAFVGDGINDAPALAQADVGLAIGTGTDVAVETADVILMSGDLRGVPNAFALSRATLRNIRLNLFWAFAYNVVLIPVAAGVLYPAFGTLLSPVLAAAAMGFSSVFVLTNALRLRRFTPPVTGEAGGARLRTTAHA